From the Coffea eugenioides isolate CCC68of chromosome 1, Ceug_1.0, whole genome shotgun sequence genome, the window TACTATCCTTTCATTTCTTGAAGAATGTGAAGGAATTGAAGTACCACTCGCCTAATTAGTTTTGTTACAGTAGACATTGCTTATGAATTGTAGCTTTTTATATAGGAATATACGTTAAACATTAATTTAAGATCTTGGTGCTTGAGCCTGAATGCAGTAGGTTTTGGTTAATTCTATTTTAGGTGGGGGGCATTTGAATCAATTAGTATTGTTGTAGTTTTTCAGTTTCATTATACAGTTAGGGTCAAATTTGTCCTCTGTTGTACTTGGATTCTATTTAGATGTCCCCACTTAATGTTCTTTTTGGTTGGTTGTTCACAGTTGGAGCTGATGCTGATGATGAAAAAATTGATTTGCTTTTATCTCAAGTGGATGGTAAGGATATCACAGAGCTGATTGCAGCTGGTAGGGAGAAGTTGGCTTCAGTACCCGCTGGTGGTGGTGCTGGTGTTGCAGTTGCTGCCGCTGCTCCAGCTGGAGGTGCTGCCGCTGCACCTGCTGCTGAGGATAAGAAAGAGGAGAAAGTAGAAGAGAAAGAGGAGTCTGATGACGTAAGCCTCCCCTACTTGCTTGTATACTGTGATCCTCCTTTATTTTTGTATCAATAGCAAGTAATCTGACAAACTTCTGAATTTTTTGCAGGATATGGGCTTCAGTCTTTTCGACTAAGGAGTATCAAAGTGCTGGTCTTTTTCATTTAGAAGTTTCGTTATGCTTTTGTTTCTGTTTAGTGTTAGTTGGTGTCCCTGATTTTGTTTAGGAAATGAGTGACAGAGATACGACATTCTTGTTCTGAAACATGCTTTTTTCCATCTTATTGTTGCTTCAAGCTCCTACATTTTGGTTAATATAATAGTAACTTGGGTATTGATCTGAGTTTGCGTGAATGAATGATCCACATATATCAGAGTGGGTCCAAGTTGAAGCTAGCATTTGACAGTAGCCAGGACACATGCGGATGTGGTTCCTTGGCCATTGATATCTTAAACAAAACCAGAGAATGCTAGCTACTAGTTGTTACTTCTTTAGGTAGGTAGCAACTGAAAAGAAACCTAAAGTGTTAAGATCGCGGTAgttaaagaaaaagagaacttTGATGGATTCAATTGTCATAGAATTTAGCGTGACCAACCTATGCATAAGTTGAATGATGGAAGCCTCAAGACGTATTTGTGTATCATGAATGAAGACGAGGAGAACAATCTTCTTGCAGAAGTGTGCAATCAATCGTCTAGCATCAGCTCATGGATGATTGGACAAGTATGACCGGATTATCCAACTTTTCATCATGTGGAGATTGATGGGCTTAAGAAAATTTGCTTACAGTTTttaacaaaaatcaaaaggaatTTGTAACAAGGATTTTTTTCTTGTTCCAAGCTGGTTGGAGCAACATGCTTTAGAAACTAAAGAAGCTTCAATTCCATGTTAGGTCAAGCTGTGGAAGCTAGCAACTTCATGTGCCTCGTCTAAAGGTGCAT encodes:
- the LOC113762037 gene encoding 60S acidic ribosomal protein P2A-like yields the protein MKVVAAYLLALLGGNTCPSAKDIKAILASVGADADDEKIDLLLSQVDGKDITELIAAGREKLASVPAGGGAGVAVAAAAPAGGAAAAPAAEDKKEEKVEEKEESDDDMGFSLFD